A single window of Cheilinus undulatus linkage group 12, ASM1832078v1, whole genome shotgun sequence DNA harbors:
- the arhgap32b gene encoding rho GTPase-activating protein 32 isoform X6 — protein MKSRPTKQKLKQRGILRERVFGCDLGEHLLNSGHDVPQVLKSCTEFIEKHGVVDGIYRLSGIASNIQKLRHEFDSEQIPDLTKDVYIQDIHCVGSLCKLYFRELPNPLLTYQLYEKFSEAVSAATDEERLIKIHDVIQQLPPPHYRTLEFLMRHLSRLAAFSYITNMHSKNLAIVWAPNLLRSKQIESACFSGTAAFMEVRIQSVVVEFILNHVDVLFSTKLSTLIREGAGHNSLSRPKSLLVSSPSTKLLSLEEAQARTQAQINSPVTEDSKYIEVGEGPAALQGKFHTVIEFPTERKRPPIKSKKSPVGSWRSFFNLGKSSSMSKRKLTRNPSEPNELKAMALAGGRGDTATLRSAKSEESLSSLHNVEGESKVYRPRRPRSSSDALSASFNGDLLDSRQHCNSYDNLDGTEDSDGDDGPICVPALISPPRSAGEDVDLSPPDIGMASLDFDPMSFQCSLPDTSYAFPLDDSSAGAEGSTLKRSPGSKTSGSDLISATFMSSLTSPLLSSDFHHGEKTETKKLTTSYSYTDKPTQAVSPIKCAKSLMPFTTSELFITEKPDKNTAASTVSPQPLSPPSVAKDSPPLMGSVLLRAAEPSLSEAFQMELQSKLAAFDNTDGQELKRDDSIQPEPAANSQEQQGVVAPDSSKDLTPRFLSSTAPSAAPPPPPPPKNAARMLALALAESAQQVSVQPQSWPSEPPTPVSPLQTQEESDLQDGTHPKVQHLHSSSEDGADRGCSVPPNSAAPTTTSSYPATSSPTAKPQPLELTSTITKPPDSAKSSATPPAPQPNTDSSPPDTPLYKCAPLPTSTSLTSPTSKSPERQHSVPVHVPVNTSSSSNTPATTPSSSCKDTGALPQPTPEVKPVETVPPPVLPKPSEQPPPMIKKPKRQAVSLPQHQNQTQLQSQAQIQPHFQTQTHPPSQPQTPVQPQTQPQPPSKASARVAPTSAEPVEKPWEAIKPVQPCTEPAKYGPPTPPVRTIESKLATAALSSQSEASYHVLAEGPAPGHHEEALPHHPLSPRKSSTHQPAYLYHAKAEPVLIEPPGAAYYHQRPVPLGPQSLPHHYRPDSVPPHLSFVSKSEPQIPYSARLDNRYSTLGPRSYHHSIKSRGNPRGVYVSPGPGHQGYSHDRTHGYPTIRRVHSLHVPSTIRSVPIQRTEVPPDDDLFFYHRPVYPCKAYQQPPQQQSSQADYHVTQLQPYFENGRVQYRYSPYSGSGPLEAPYYDIDPYGTIRVRHIHSYRDPGANAGRQGGKATGYHYLARHVLPPGKEHSFVSRDMPPGHMSKEAPAYLSWDPEEAERLRFHSIRRESRARQKIKGPVLSQYDNVGLFAPADISGYETLHLRSKSDPGKAALAAAESKDGRYLPRHMTQDPDVLLYMETDKHVQGDKSDGKQSTSKKCQSSHSLPSTLSHGLSHQQESSRHDAKTADDKQGTDSSRSKHWQQEYPSKRSYTPRYECPDSDHKGKSGYHSTDEQLSAPREQAARSKPERSHSVREPHYSKPEPDRDYSYQKHNSKTAQSHYDNLDDYHPVPQPQGTLHKRGSSGSYPAPGFSVNHNNRAYSTALGQGAYIQTDLALPRPETEIRTE, from the exons GACCCTGGAGTTCCTCATGAGGCACCTCTCTCGCCTTGCAGCGTTTAGCTACATTACCAACATGCACAGCAAGAACCTGGCCATCGTCTGGGCACCCAATCTGCTCAG GTCAAAACAGATTGAATCAGCGTGCTTCAGCGGTACAGCAGCCTTCATGGAAGTCAGGATCCAGTCTGTGGTGGTGGAGTTTATCCTGAATCATGTGGATGTCCTCTTCAGCACTAAACTGAGCACTCTGATACGAGAGGGAGCAG GTCACAACTCACTGTCACGGCCCAAATCCCTGCTGGTTTCTTCTCCCTCAACCAAACTCCTGAGTCTGGAGGAGGCCCAGGCTCGGACCCAGGCCCAGATCAACTCTCCAGTCACTGAGGACAGCAAATACATCGAGGTGGGAGAGGGTCCGGCTGCCCTGCAGGGCAAGTTCCACACAGTCATCGAGTTTCCCACTGAAAG GAAGAGACCTCCTATTAAATCCAAGAAGTCTCCTGTGGGGAGTTGGCGGTCCTTCTTCAATCTGGGAAAGTCTTCCTCTATGTCTAAACGTAAGCTGACCCGAAACCCCAGCGAGCCCAACGAGCTGAAGGCCATGGCTCTGGCTG gaggaagaggagacacAGCAACACTAAGATCAGCTAAAAGTGAAGAGTCTCTGAGTTCACTGCACAATGTTGAAG GAGAGTCTAAGGTGTATCGTCCTCGGCGGCCACGCTCCAGCAGCGATGCCCTCTCTGCGTCCTTTAATGGTGACCTACTTGACAGCCGGCAGCACTGCAACTCCTACGACAACCTGGACGGCACAGAGGACAGCGACGGAGATGACGGGCCCATCTGTGTGCCTGCCCTCATCTCACCTCCGCGCTCAGCAGGTGAAGATGTGGACCTCAGCCCGCCCGACATCGGCATGGCCTCCCTGGACTTTGACCCCATGTCTTTCCAGTGCAGCCTGCCTGATACGTCGTACGCCTTCCCTCTGGATGACTCTTCGGCCGGGGCGGAGGGCTCCACATTAAAGAGGAGCCCAGGCAGTAAGACCAGCGGCTCTGACCTTATCTCTGCCACCTTCATGAGCAGTCTGACCTCACCCTTACTGTCTTCTGACTTCCACCACGGAGAGAAAACAGAGACCAAGAAACTGACCACTTCTTATTCTTACACTGATAAACCCACACAGGCCGTGTCTCCCATCAAATGTGCAAAGAGTCTGATGCCGTTTACCACTTCAGAGCTTTTCATCACAGAGAAGCctgacaaaaacacagctgCAAGCACTGTCTCTCCTCAGCCGTTATCTCCTCCTTCAGTAGCCAAGGACTCTCCTCCGCTGATGGGCAGTGTGCTGCTCAGGGCGGCTGAGCCTTCACTAAGTGAGGCTTTCCAAATGGAGCTGCAGTCCAAGCTGGCAGCCTTTGACAACACGGACGGTCAAGAGCTGAAGAGAGACGACAGCATACAGCCGGAGCCAGCTGCCAACAGCCAAGAGCAACAAG GAGTCGTAGCTCCGGACTCTTCAAAGGACCTCACCCCTCGTTTCCTCAGCTCTACGGCTCCCTCTGctgcccctcctcctcctccccctcctaaAAACGCTGCCCGCATGTTGGCCCTGGCCCTGGCCGAGTCTGCTCAGCAGGTCTCCGTTCAGCCTCAGTCCTGGCCATCTGAGCCACCCACACCAGTGTCTCCTCTGCAGACACAGGAGGAGTCTGACCTGCAAGACGGGACACATCCAAAGGTTCAACATCTCCACAGTTCCTCAGAGGACGGAGCAGACAGAGGATGTTCTGTGCCTCCAAACAGCGCTGCTCCAACCACAACCTCATCATATCCCGCCACTTCCAGTCCAACAGCCAAACCGCAGCCTCTCGAGTTAACCAGCACAATAACCAAACCACCAGACAGTGCCAAGTCCTCCGCAACTCCACCAGCTCCTCAGCCAAACACAGACTCCAGCCCTCCTGACACTCCTCTTTACAAGTGTGCACCACTCCCCACTTCAACCAGTCTGACCTCTCCAACCAGTAAGAGTCCAGAGAGGCAGCACTCTGTACCAGTACATGTCCCAGTCAACACCAGCTCCTCCAGCAACACTCCAGCTACAACCCCCAGTAGCAGCTGCAAAGACACCGGAGCCTTACCACAACCCACCCCTGAG GTCAAACCAGTTGAGACTGTTCCTCCTCCAGTCCTTCCCAAACCGTCAGAACAGCCTCCACCAATGATTAAAAAGCCCAAAAGACAGGCAGTGTCCCTGCCTCAGCATCAGAATCAGACTCAGCTTCAGAGCCAGGCTCAGATCCAGCCTCATTTCCAAACACAGACTCATCCTCCGTCACAGCCTCAGACACCAGTCCAACCCCAAACCCAACCTCAGCCCCCCTCAAAGGCTAGCGCCAGAGTGGCCCCCACCTCAGCTGAGCCCGTGGAGAAGCCCTGGGAGGCCATAAAGCCGGTTCAGCCCTGCACAGAGCCTGCTAAGTATGGACCTCCAACTCCTCCTGTCCGCACCATTGAGAGCAAACTGGCTACAGCAGCTCTCAGCAGCCAAAGTGAAGCCTCCTACCATGTCCTCGCTGAGGGCCCTGCTCCTGGACATCATGAAGAAGCTCTGCCTCATCATCCTCTGTCTCCTCGTAAATCTTCCACCCACCAGCCGGCCTACCTGTACCATGCTAAAGCAGAACCAGTCTTGATCGAGCCTCCAGGAGCTGCATACTACCACCAGAGGCCTGTTCCTTTAGGACCACAGTCCCTGCCGCACCACTACAGACCTGACAGTGTCCCCCCACACCTCTCCTTTGTGTCTAAATCTGAGCCCCAAATCCCCTACAGCGCCCGACTGGACAACAGATACAGCACTTTAGGCCCCAGGTCGTACCACCACTCCATCAAGTCCAGAGGAAATCCTCGCGGTGTTTATGTGTCTCCGGGGCCTGGACATCAGGGTTACAGCCACGACAGAACACATGGCTACCCAACCATCCGTAGAGTGCACTCACTCCACGTCCCCTCCACCATCCGCTCTGTGCCCATCCAGAGGACTGAAGTCCCTCCTGACGATGACTTGTTCTTCTACCACCGACCCGTCTACCCCTGCAAAGCCTACCAGCAGCCCCCACAGCAGCAGTCCTCACAGGCAGACTACCACGTCACCCAGCTTCAGCCTTACTTTGAGAATGGGCGGGTTCAGTACCGCTACAGCCCGTACTCTGGATCAGGCCCCTTGGAGGCGCCTTACTATGACATTGATCCGTATGGCACCATCCGAGTCCGCCACATCCACTCCTACAGAGATCCAGGAGCTAATGCTGGCCGACAGGGTGGGAAGGCGACTGGGTACCACTACCTCGCTCGCCACGTTCTGCCTCCTGGGAAGGAGCACAGCTTTGTTAGCAGAGACATGCCGCCTGGACACATGAGCAAGGAGGCTCCAGCATACCTCTCCTGGGATCCTGAGGAGGCAGAGAGGCTCCGCTTTCACTCCATCCGCAGAGAGAGTCGAGCCCGACAGAAGATCAAAGGCCCCGTCCTCTCTCAGTATGACAATGTGGGCCTGTTCGCACCAGCAGATATATCAGGATATGAGACGCTGCACCTGCGCAGCAAGTCTGACCCGGGTAAAGCTGCGCTGGCAGCAGCTGAGAGTAAAGATGGCCGCTACCTCCCCAGACACATGACGCAAGACCCCGATGTCCTCCTGTACATGGAGACTGACAAACATGTGCAGGGAGACAAGTCAGATGGCAAGCAAAGCACTTCCAAGAAATGTCAATCCTCCCACTCCCTCCCTTCAACTCTGAGCCATGGTCTCTCTCACCAGCAGGAGAGCAGCCGACATGACGCCAAGACTGCAGACGACAAGCAGGGCACAGACAGCAGCAGGTCCAAACACTGGCAGCAGGAGTACCCCAGTAAGAGGAGCTACACACCGCGATACGAGTGTCCTGATTCTGACCACAAAGGAAAGAGTGGATACCACAGTACAGACGAGCAGCTGTCCGCCCCCAGAGAACAAGCGGCCCGCTCAAAACCCGAGAGATCCCACAGCGTCAGAGAGCCGCACTACAGCAAACCTGAGCCAGACAGAGACTACTCCTACCAGAAACACAACAGCAAAACGGCTCAGTCCCACTATGATAACCTGGACGATTATCACCCAGTACCTCAGCCTCAGGGCACGCTTCACAAACGAGGAAGCTCGGGGTCGTATCCGGCCCCTGGGTTCTCAGTgaatcacaacaacagagcGTACTCCACGGCACTGGGCCAGGGGGCTTACATCCAGACTGACCTGGCTCTGCCCCGGCCAGAGACAGAGATCCGTACTGAATGA